The Brachyhypopomus gauderio isolate BG-103 chromosome 2, BGAUD_0.2, whole genome shotgun sequence genome contains a region encoding:
- the wt1b gene encoding WT1 transcription factor b isoform X3 encodes MLESCGLMGSETRDLSALLPPVPSLPASGNCSLPVASAPQWGPIMDFHPGSPYGALSSHSFIKQEPGGWGVADPMEDPYCGFGAFTVHFSGQFSGTGGCGQSRVFPSGPYLSACTDNPPALRSATDVDGGPSYSHAPPFPCTPPFKQEDATVCSQTSMGEQQYPAPPPVYSSHAPNDSQTLLLRNAYNSDNLYQMASQLECVAWNPVSSLASTIKSPPAVFENETSSSAPPVVYSCSAQYHIHTHGMLRGIQDVCRMPSIAPSIVRSTETNEKRPFMCSYPGCSKRYFKLSHLQMHGRKHTGEKPYQCDFTDCGRRFSRSDQLKRHQRRHTGVKPFQCETCQRKFSRSDHLKTHTRTHTGEKPFTCRWPTCHKRFARSDELVRHHSMHQRNVTKLQSTF; translated from the exons ATGCTGGAATCGTGCGGACTGATGGGGTCGGAGACGCGAGACCTGAGTGCCCTGTTGCCCCCTGTACCCTCTCTCCCCGCCAGTGGCAACTGCTCTCTACCTGTTGCCAGTGCTCCACAGTGGGGCCCCATTATGGACTTCCATCCCGGCTCCCCCTACGGGGCCTTGTCGTCCCACTCCTTCATCAAGCAGGAGCCGGGCGGCTGGGGGGTAGCCGACCCCATGGAAGACCCGTACTGCGGCTTTGGGGCGTTCACCGTGCACTTCTCGGGCCAGTTTTCGGGGACGGGCGGCTGCGGCCAGAGTCGTGTGTTCCCCAGCGGGCCCTATCTGTCCGCCTGCACAGACAATCCTCCAGCCCTACGGAGTGCAA CAGATGTGGACGGAGGTCCGAGTTACAGCCACGCTCCACCGTTTCCCTGCACCCCCCCTTTCAAACAGGAGGACGCCACCGTGTGCTCACAGACCAGCATGG gTGAACAACAAtaccctgctcctccacctgtgTACAGCAGCCACGCCCCCAACGACAGCCAGACTCTGCTTCTCCGGAACGCCTACAACAG TGATAATTTGTATCAAATGGCGTCCCAGCTGGAATGTGTAGCCTGGAATCCTGTCAGTTCTCTGGCCTCCACCATCAAGAG TCCTCCTGCAGTGTTCGAGAATGAGACTTCATCATCTGCCCCTCCTGTAGTCTACAGCTGCAGTGCCCaataccacatacacacacacggcatgCTCAGAGGAATTCAG GATGTGTGTCGAATGCCAAGCATCGCTCCCTCCATAGTGAGGTCAACGGAGACCAATGAGAAACGGCCGTTCATGTGTTCCTACCCTGGCTGCAGCAAGAGATACTTCAAACTGTCTCACCTGCAGATGCATGGCAggaaacacacag GGGAGAAGCCTTACCAGTGTGACTTCACCGACTGTGGCCGCAGGTTCTCTAGATCAGACCAGCTGAAGAGACACCAGCGCAGACACACAG GAGTGAAACCCTTTCAGTGCGAGACGTGTCAGAGAAAGTTCTCGCGCTCAGACCACCTTAAGACCCATACCCGGACTCATACAG GTGAGAAGCCCTTTACCTGTCGGTGGCCCACCTGTCATAAGAGGTTCGCCCGTTCAGACGAGCTAGTCAGACACCACAGCATGCACCAGAGGAACGTCACTAAACTACAGTCGACTTTCTGA
- the wt1b gene encoding WT1 transcription factor b isoform X2, with protein sequence MLESCGLMGSETRDLSALLPPVPSLPASGNCSLPVASAPQWGPIMDFHPGSPYGALSSHSFIKQEPGGWGVADPMEDPYCGFGAFTVHFSGQFSGTGGCGQSRVFPSGPYLSACTDNPPALRSANVDGGPSYSHAPPFPCTPPFKQEDATVCSQTSMGEQQYPAPPPVYSSHAPNDSQTLLLRNAYNSDNLYQMASQLECVAWNPVSSLASTIKSPPAVFENETSSSAPPVVYSCSAQYHIHTHGMLRGIQDVCRMPSIAPSIVRSTETNEKRPFMCSYPGCSKRYFKLSHLQMHGRKHTGEKPYQCDFTDCGRRFSRSDQLKRHQRRHTGVKPFQCETCQRKFSRSDHLKTHTRTHTGKTSEKPFTCRWPTCHKRFARSDELVRHHSMHQRNVTKLQSTF encoded by the exons ATGCTGGAATCGTGCGGACTGATGGGGTCGGAGACGCGAGACCTGAGTGCCCTGTTGCCCCCTGTACCCTCTCTCCCCGCCAGTGGCAACTGCTCTCTACCTGTTGCCAGTGCTCCACAGTGGGGCCCCATTATGGACTTCCATCCCGGCTCCCCCTACGGGGCCTTGTCGTCCCACTCCTTCATCAAGCAGGAGCCGGGCGGCTGGGGGGTAGCCGACCCCATGGAAGACCCGTACTGCGGCTTTGGGGCGTTCACCGTGCACTTCTCGGGCCAGTTTTCGGGGACGGGCGGCTGCGGCCAGAGTCGTGTGTTCCCCAGCGGGCCCTATCTGTCCGCCTGCACAGACAATCCTCCAGCCCTACGGAGTGCAA ATGTGGACGGAGGTCCGAGTTACAGCCACGCTCCACCGTTTCCCTGCACCCCCCCTTTCAAACAGGAGGACGCCACCGTGTGCTCACAGACCAGCATGG gTGAACAACAAtaccctgctcctccacctgtgTACAGCAGCCACGCCCCCAACGACAGCCAGACTCTGCTTCTCCGGAACGCCTACAACAG TGATAATTTGTATCAAATGGCGTCCCAGCTGGAATGTGTAGCCTGGAATCCTGTCAGTTCTCTGGCCTCCACCATCAAGAG TCCTCCTGCAGTGTTCGAGAATGAGACTTCATCATCTGCCCCTCCTGTAGTCTACAGCTGCAGTGCCCaataccacatacacacacacggcatgCTCAGAGGAATTCAG GATGTGTGTCGAATGCCAAGCATCGCTCCCTCCATAGTGAGGTCAACGGAGACCAATGAGAAACGGCCGTTCATGTGTTCCTACCCTGGCTGCAGCAAGAGATACTTCAAACTGTCTCACCTGCAGATGCATGGCAggaaacacacag GGGAGAAGCCTTACCAGTGTGACTTCACCGACTGTGGCCGCAGGTTCTCTAGATCAGACCAGCTGAAGAGACACCAGCGCAGACACACAG GAGTGAAACCCTTTCAGTGCGAGACGTGTCAGAGAAAGTTCTCGCGCTCAGACCACCTTAAGACCCATACCCGGACTCATACAGGTAAAACAA GTGAGAAGCCCTTTACCTGTCGGTGGCCCACCTGTCATAAGAGGTTCGCCCGTTCAGACGAGCTAGTCAGACACCACAGCATGCACCAGAGGAACGTCACTAAACTACAGTCGACTTTCTGA
- the wt1b gene encoding WT1 transcription factor b isoform X1, with protein sequence MLESCGLMGSETRDLSALLPPVPSLPASGNCSLPVASAPQWGPIMDFHPGSPYGALSSHSFIKQEPGGWGVADPMEDPYCGFGAFTVHFSGQFSGTGGCGQSRVFPSGPYLSACTDNPPALRSATDVDGGPSYSHAPPFPCTPPFKQEDATVCSQTSMGEQQYPAPPPVYSSHAPNDSQTLLLRNAYNSDNLYQMASQLECVAWNPVSSLASTIKSPPAVFENETSSSAPPVVYSCSAQYHIHTHGMLRGIQDVCRMPSIAPSIVRSTETNEKRPFMCSYPGCSKRYFKLSHLQMHGRKHTGEKPYQCDFTDCGRRFSRSDQLKRHQRRHTGVKPFQCETCQRKFSRSDHLKTHTRTHTGKTSEKPFTCRWPTCHKRFARSDELVRHHSMHQRNVTKLQSTF encoded by the exons ATGCTGGAATCGTGCGGACTGATGGGGTCGGAGACGCGAGACCTGAGTGCCCTGTTGCCCCCTGTACCCTCTCTCCCCGCCAGTGGCAACTGCTCTCTACCTGTTGCCAGTGCTCCACAGTGGGGCCCCATTATGGACTTCCATCCCGGCTCCCCCTACGGGGCCTTGTCGTCCCACTCCTTCATCAAGCAGGAGCCGGGCGGCTGGGGGGTAGCCGACCCCATGGAAGACCCGTACTGCGGCTTTGGGGCGTTCACCGTGCACTTCTCGGGCCAGTTTTCGGGGACGGGCGGCTGCGGCCAGAGTCGTGTGTTCCCCAGCGGGCCCTATCTGTCCGCCTGCACAGACAATCCTCCAGCCCTACGGAGTGCAA CAGATGTGGACGGAGGTCCGAGTTACAGCCACGCTCCACCGTTTCCCTGCACCCCCCCTTTCAAACAGGAGGACGCCACCGTGTGCTCACAGACCAGCATGG gTGAACAACAAtaccctgctcctccacctgtgTACAGCAGCCACGCCCCCAACGACAGCCAGACTCTGCTTCTCCGGAACGCCTACAACAG TGATAATTTGTATCAAATGGCGTCCCAGCTGGAATGTGTAGCCTGGAATCCTGTCAGTTCTCTGGCCTCCACCATCAAGAG TCCTCCTGCAGTGTTCGAGAATGAGACTTCATCATCTGCCCCTCCTGTAGTCTACAGCTGCAGTGCCCaataccacatacacacacacggcatgCTCAGAGGAATTCAG GATGTGTGTCGAATGCCAAGCATCGCTCCCTCCATAGTGAGGTCAACGGAGACCAATGAGAAACGGCCGTTCATGTGTTCCTACCCTGGCTGCAGCAAGAGATACTTCAAACTGTCTCACCTGCAGATGCATGGCAggaaacacacag GGGAGAAGCCTTACCAGTGTGACTTCACCGACTGTGGCCGCAGGTTCTCTAGATCAGACCAGCTGAAGAGACACCAGCGCAGACACACAG GAGTGAAACCCTTTCAGTGCGAGACGTGTCAGAGAAAGTTCTCGCGCTCAGACCACCTTAAGACCCATACCCGGACTCATACAGGTAAAACAA GTGAGAAGCCCTTTACCTGTCGGTGGCCCACCTGTCATAAGAGGTTCGCCCGTTCAGACGAGCTAGTCAGACACCACAGCATGCACCAGAGGAACGTCACTAAACTACAGTCGACTTTCTGA
- the eif3m gene encoding eukaryotic translation initiation factor 3 subunit M, with protein sequence MSVPAFIDITEEDQASELRAYIKSKGAEISEENSDGGLHVDLAQIIEACDVCLKDDDKDVESVMNSIVSLLLILETDKQESLIESLCEKLVKFREGERTSLRMQLLSNLFHGMDENAPVRYTVYCSLIKVAAACSAISFIPTDLDQVRKWIVDWNLNTEKKHTLLRLVYEALVDCKKSEAAAKVMVELLGSYTEDNASQARVDAHRCIVRALKDPNTFLFDHLLALKPVRFLEGELIHDLLTIFVSAKLAAYVKFYQANKDFIDSLGLSHEQNMAKMRLLTFMGMAVEMKEISFDTMQLELQIGAEDVEAFVIDAVRTKMVYCKIDQTQRRVVVSHSTHRTFGKQQWQQLYDSLSAWKLNLVTVKSSLQALSPTT encoded by the exons atgaGCGTCCCAGCATTTATTGATATTACAGAAGAGGATCAG GCTTCTGAGCTCCGGGCCTATATCAAATCCAAAGGAGCTGAGATCTCTGAGGAGAACTCGGACGGAGGTCTTCACGTCGACCTGGCTCAGATTATTGAGGCGTGTGACGTCTGCCTGAAGGACGACGACAAGG atgTGGAGAGTGTGATGAACAGCATCGTGTCCCTGCTGCTGATTCTGGAGACGGACAAGCAGGAGTCCCTCATCGAGAGTCTGTGTGAGAAGCTGGTGAAGTTCAGGGAAGGCGAGCGCACCTCTCTCAGGATGCAGCT CCTGAGCAACCTGTTCCATGGTATGGATGAGAACGCACCGGTGAGGTACACAGTGTACTGCAGTCTGATCAAGGTGGCGGCCGCCTGCAGTGCCATCTCCTTCATCCCCACAGACCTGGACCAG GTACGCAAGTGGATTGTTGACTGGAACCTGAACACagagaagaaacacacactgctgaggCTTGTATATGAGGCCCTGGTTGACTGCAAGAAGAG TGAGGCTGCAGCCAAAGTGATGGTGGAGCTGTTGGGCAGTTACACAGAAGACAATGCTTCCCAAGCTCGGGTAGATGCTCACAG GTGCATTGTCCGTGCTTTGAAGGATCCGAACACGTTTTTGTTTGACCACCTCCTGGCCCTGAAGCCTGTGCGTTTCCTGGAGGGCGAGCTCATTCATGAC CTCCTGACCATCTTTGTGAGTGCAAAGTTAGCAGCCTATGTCAAGTTCTACCAGGCTAATAAAGACTTCATTGATTCTCTTG GTCTGTCGCACGAGCAGAACATGGCGAAGATGAGGTTGCTCACCTTCATGGGCATGGCCGTGGAGATGAAGGAGATCTCCTTCGACACGATGCAGCTGGAGCTGCAGATCGGTGCTGAAGACGTTGAGGCCTTCGTCATTGACG CTGTCCGGACCAAAATGGTCTACTGCAAAATCGACCAGACGCAGCGGAGGGTTGTAGTCAG CCACAGCACCCACCGCACCTTTGGCAAACAACAATGGCAGCAGCTTTACGACAGCCTTAGTGCCTGGAAGCTGAACCTGGTGACGGTGAAGTCCAGCCTGCAGGCCCTCTCGCCCACCACCTGA